In a single window of the Pseudomonas sp. B21-015 genome:
- a CDS encoding Hpt domain-containing protein, with protein MGDRHDYVALEWVKGEIAETLKQAHQAIETLIDDPQATHALSECLACVHQVHGSLQMVEFYGAALLAEEIEQLTSALQHNRVSHRDEALHLLLQALGQLPTYLDRVQGARRDLPLVVLPLINDLRSARGESLLSETSLFSPQLPDLPPLSQEALALLEPSDLPNVLRKLRQMLQMALVGLLREQDDETHFGYLARVFTRLEGLCANAPLSPLWQAASALVEGMRHGAIANSPALRSLFKDADKELKRWLEQGMSAINQPAPPELLRSLLFYIAKAEHPTGQMLTMKDRYSLDDALPDSAMVDEERARLAGPDRDAMRSVLAALCEELVRVKERLDLFVRSDRQHTSDLESLLAPLRQIADTLAVLGFGQPRKVIIDQLAVVLSLAQGQREPNDATLMDVAGALLYVEATLAGMVGTVEPESQEDSRLPTTDLTQIHQIVIKESRICLQQAKDMIVDYIDADWDRQYLQPLPALLTQVRGALAMIPLARAASLVEACNGFIREHLLVDPGQPGWQQLDSLADVVTSIEYYLERLSDDPEAPGEQLLDVAEKGLASLGFFPSEQHVPMLEDVLSPNEALVMQDMQELDDPETVQSLADVLASPVSSVNPPALTTPGSLLPPPAGEEPVDDELREVFLEETDEVLEILQEYLPRWSANPDSTSALSELRRAFHTLKGSGRMVRALVLGELVWAVENLLNRVLEHSVAPGPAVQQLVGDALKLLPELVAEFAANAQRQRNDVDQLAARAHALAKGDEPLPDEDAQDVAALDPLLLEIFRNEAETHLNSLNRFLDQAAEHVPLQASDELQRALHTLKGSASMAGVLPIAELAASLDELTREYKAHRITLDLDEVELLLEAEGLFRLGLRQLKSDPLADIPGARSLIERTQALLAERLQSLSSAPNTGLRIKRDPQLINNFLAQGMDILLDAESLLQRWQQHPGERQELSALLDELTTLGEGAHLADLHPVDELCEALLDLYGAVEESSLAVSDRFFHEAQSAHEALINMLDELAAGQEVTAQPQRVQALRGLLDESLDPSSMGLIRSDGSRTLSIRELGSATAELEQAATQVELDDEIVSIFLEEAVDILESAGQALQRWLSDPDNAAPLSSLQRDLHTLKGGARMAEVEPVGDLAHELENLYAGLVDRRYSHSEALAQLLQQSHDRLAMFLEQLQHNRPLGDPGELIEAIREFRQGNAAGSAEVIEPAASNDSAGHDPELLEIFLEEGFDIIENSGAALLRWQAEPSNRQEVETLLRDLHTLKGGARMVEIAPIGDLAHELEFLYEGLSAGVLQPTAALFTLLQSSHDRLAQMLDAVRAGQPLPPADRLIDAIKNFSHPAVLETPAPVVMPVGPKAEPAAPQSEGTDTVKVSAELLDDLVNLAGETSIFRGRIEQQVNDARVALSEMETTIERMRDQLRRLDTETQGRILSRQQVEAERLGYEEFDPLEMDRHSQLQQLSRALFESASDLLDLKETLERRNQDAENLLQQQGRINTELQEGLMRTRMVPFERMLPRLKRIVRQVSSELGKDVEFVVGNAEGEMDRNVLERMAAPLEHMLRNAVDHGLESAEVRIAAGKPAQGKITLDLSREGGDIIFDIRDDGAGVPLDAVRRKAIKRGLLDQDSDISDRDVLQFILQPGFSTAEKITQISGRGVGMDVVHEEVRQLGGSMSIDSTSGQGVHFRIRLPFTVSVNRALMVQCGEDQYAIPLNTIDGIVRVLPNELEGHYRLDPPTYEYAGQRYELCYLGELLKTSTRPKLLGQSLPLPVLLVQCNERHVAVQVDAMAGTREIVVKSLGPQFAAVQGLSGATILGDGRVVLILDLLAPIRAMQTRVPQRPVTQDVEPESQRPLLVLVVDDSVTVRKVTSRLLERHGMNVLTAKDGVDAMLLLEEHMPDLMLLDIEMPRMDGFEVATQVRADERLRHLPIIMITSRTGQKHRDRAMAIGVNDYLGKPYQESVLLDSIARWSKTHA; from the coding sequence ATGGGTGATCGGCACGACTATGTGGCCCTCGAGTGGGTCAAAGGCGAGATTGCCGAAACGCTGAAGCAGGCTCATCAGGCGATCGAAACCCTGATCGACGACCCGCAGGCGACGCACGCCCTGAGTGAGTGCCTGGCCTGTGTCCATCAGGTTCACGGCAGTTTGCAGATGGTCGAATTCTACGGCGCGGCGCTGCTCGCCGAAGAGATCGAGCAGTTGACCAGCGCCTTGCAGCACAACCGTGTCAGCCATCGTGACGAGGCGCTCCATCTCTTGCTCCAGGCCCTGGGGCAATTGCCGACTTACCTGGACCGGGTGCAAGGCGCCCGTCGTGACTTGCCGCTGGTGGTGTTGCCGTTGATCAACGACCTGCGCAGCGCCCGCGGCGAAAGCCTGTTGTCGGAAACCAGCCTGTTCAGCCCGCAACTGCCGGACCTGCCGCCCCTGAGCCAAGAAGCCCTGGCGCTGCTGGAACCGTCCGACTTGCCGAATGTGCTGCGCAAGTTGCGGCAAATGTTGCAGATGGCGCTGGTCGGCTTGCTGCGCGAGCAGGATGACGAAACCCACTTCGGTTATCTGGCCAGGGTTTTTACCCGTCTCGAAGGGCTGTGCGCCAATGCACCCCTGAGCCCGTTGTGGCAGGCCGCTTCGGCGCTGGTCGAAGGCATGCGCCATGGCGCGATCGCCAATAGCCCAGCGTTGCGCAGCCTGTTCAAGGACGCCGACAAAGAGCTCAAGCGTTGGCTCGAGCAAGGCATGTCCGCCATCAATCAACCGGCACCGCCAGAGCTGCTCAGGAGTTTGTTGTTCTATATTGCCAAGGCCGAACACCCCACCGGGCAGATGCTGACCATGAAAGATCGCTACTCACTGGACGACGCGCTACCCGACAGCGCGATGGTCGACGAAGAACGGGCACGGCTGGCCGGCCCTGACCGCGACGCCATGCGTTCGGTATTGGCGGCGCTGTGCGAAGAGCTGGTGCGGGTCAAGGAACGCCTGGACCTGTTCGTGCGCAGCGACCGTCAGCACACCTCGGACCTCGAAAGCCTGCTGGCACCTCTGCGGCAAATCGCCGACACCCTGGCGGTGCTCGGTTTCGGCCAGCCGCGCAAGGTCATCATCGATCAACTGGCGGTGGTGCTGAGCCTCGCCCAGGGCCAGCGCGAACCCAACGACGCGACCCTCATGGACGTCGCCGGGGCCTTGCTCTACGTCGAAGCGACCCTGGCCGGCATGGTCGGTACCGTAGAGCCGGAAAGCCAGGAAGACAGCCGTCTGCCGACCACCGACCTGACGCAGATCCACCAGATCGTGATCAAGGAATCGCGCATCTGCCTGCAACAGGCCAAAGACATGATCGTCGACTACATCGACGCCGACTGGGACCGTCAGTATTTGCAACCCTTGCCAGCGTTGCTGACCCAAGTGCGCGGTGCACTGGCGATGATACCGTTGGCCCGCGCGGCGAGCCTGGTCGAGGCCTGCAACGGTTTCATCCGCGAGCATCTATTGGTGGACCCGGGCCAGCCCGGCTGGCAGCAACTGGACAGCCTGGCCGATGTCGTCACCAGCATCGAGTATTACCTGGAGCGCCTCAGCGACGACCCCGAAGCGCCCGGAGAACAACTGCTCGACGTCGCGGAAAAGGGCCTGGCCTCACTCGGTTTTTTCCCCAGCGAACAGCACGTGCCAATGCTTGAAGATGTGCTCAGCCCCAATGAAGCCCTGGTCATGCAGGACATGCAGGAACTCGACGACCCCGAAACCGTTCAGTCTCTGGCCGATGTGTTGGCCAGCCCGGTGTCGTCCGTCAACCCGCCAGCTCTGACCACGCCGGGCAGCCTGTTGCCGCCGCCCGCCGGTGAAGAACCGGTGGACGATGAGCTACGGGAAGTCTTCCTCGAAGAAACTGACGAAGTGCTGGAAATCCTCCAGGAGTACTTGCCGCGCTGGTCGGCCAATCCCGACAGCACCTCGGCGCTGAGTGAACTACGTCGCGCCTTCCACACCCTCAAAGGCAGTGGCCGGATGGTCCGTGCGCTGGTGCTGGGCGAGCTGGTCTGGGCGGTGGAAAACCTGCTCAATCGTGTGCTTGAACACAGCGTTGCACCTGGGCCTGCGGTGCAGCAACTGGTGGGCGATGCGCTGAAACTGCTGCCGGAACTGGTGGCCGAGTTTGCCGCCAATGCCCAGCGCCAGCGCAACGATGTCGATCAATTGGCCGCCCGTGCCCATGCCCTCGCCAAGGGCGATGAACCGCTGCCCGATGAGGATGCGCAGGATGTCGCGGCGCTCGATCCTCTGTTGCTGGAGATCTTCCGCAACGAAGCCGAAACCCACTTGAACAGCCTCAATCGCTTCCTCGATCAAGCCGCCGAGCATGTGCCGCTTCAGGCCAGTGACGAGTTGCAGCGGGCGTTGCATACGCTCAAGGGCAGCGCCTCGATGGCTGGGGTGCTGCCGATTGCCGAGTTGGCGGCGTCGCTGGATGAACTGACCCGGGAATACAAGGCGCACCGGATTACCCTCGATCTGGACGAAGTCGAATTGCTGCTGGAAGCCGAAGGTTTGTTCCGCCTGGGGCTGCGACAGCTCAAGAGCGACCCGCTGGCCGACATCCCCGGCGCCCGTTCGTTGATCGAACGCACCCAGGCCTTGCTGGCCGAGCGTCTGCAAAGCCTGTCGAGCGCGCCCAATACGGGGCTGCGGATCAAGCGCGATCCGCAACTGATCAACAACTTCCTCGCCCAGGGCATGGACATCCTGCTGGATGCCGAAAGCCTGTTGCAGCGCTGGCAGCAGCATCCCGGCGAGCGGCAGGAACTCAGCGCATTGCTGGACGAACTGACCACCCTGGGCGAAGGCGCGCATCTGGCCGATCTGCATCCGGTGGATGAACTCTGCGAAGCCTTGCTCGACCTTTATGGCGCGGTGGAAGAAAGCAGCCTGGCGGTCAGCGACAGGTTTTTCCACGAGGCGCAAAGTGCCCACGAAGCGCTGATCAACATGCTCGACGAACTGGCCGCCGGCCAGGAAGTCACTGCGCAACCACAGCGAGTACAGGCCTTGCGCGGTTTGCTCGATGAGAGTCTCGACCCCTCCTCAATGGGCCTGATCCGCAGTGACGGCAGCCGCACCCTGAGCATTCGGGAGCTGGGCAGCGCCACGGCCGAGCTGGAACAGGCCGCCACTCAGGTGGAACTGGACGACGAAATCGTTTCGATCTTCCTTGAAGAAGCGGTGGATATCCTGGAAAGCGCCGGCCAGGCCTTGCAGCGCTGGCTGAGTGACCCGGACAACGCCGCGCCGCTGTCGTCCTTGCAGCGCGACCTGCATACCCTCAAGGGCGGTGCGCGGATGGCCGAGGTCGAGCCGGTCGGCGATCTGGCCCATGAACTGGAAAACCTTTACGCAGGCCTGGTAGACCGCCGTTACAGTCACAGCGAAGCGCTGGCGCAGTTGCTGCAACAGAGCCATGACCGGCTGGCCATGTTCCTTGAGCAGTTGCAGCACAACCGCCCGTTGGGCGATCCGGGTGAGTTGATCGAAGCCATTCGTGAGTTTCGCCAGGGCAATGCCGCCGGCAGCGCCGAGGTGATCGAACCGGCAGCCAGCAACGACTCGGCGGGCCATGATCCCGAGCTTCTGGAGATCTTCCTCGAGGAAGGTTTCGACATCATTGAAAACTCCGGTGCGGCACTGTTGCGCTGGCAGGCCGAGCCGTCGAATCGCCAGGAAGTGGAAACCCTGCTGCGCGATCTGCACACCCTCAAGGGTGGTGCACGGATGGTGGAGATTGCGCCGATTGGCGACCTGGCCCATGAACTGGAATTCCTCTACGAAGGCTTGTCGGCTGGCGTGCTGCAACCCACCGCGGCGCTGTTCACGCTGTTGCAGAGCAGCCATGACCGACTGGCGCAGATGCTCGACGCCGTCCGTGCCGGTCAGCCATTGCCACCGGCCGATCGGCTGATCGACGCGATCAAGAATTTCAGCCATCCGGCGGTGCTCGAAACACCGGCGCCGGTGGTGATGCCCGTAGGCCCTAAAGCCGAACCAGCCGCACCGCAATCCGAAGGCACCGACACGGTCAAGGTCTCGGCGGAGCTGCTCGACGATCTGGTCAACCTGGCCGGGGAAACCTCGATCTTTCGCGGGCGCATCGAACAACAGGTTAACGACGCACGGGTAGCCCTGAGCGAGATGGAAACCACCATCGAACGCATGCGCGACCAATTGCGCCGCCTCGATACCGAAACCCAGGGGCGGATTCTCAGCCGTCAGCAAGTCGAAGCCGAGCGCCTGGGCTACGAAGAATTCGACCCGCTGGAGATGGACCGTCACTCGCAGTTGCAACAGTTGTCGCGGGCGCTGTTCGAGTCTGCCTCCGACCTGCTCGACCTCAAGGAAACCCTCGAGCGGCGTAATCAGGATGCGGAAAACCTGCTGCAACAGCAGGGCCGCATCAACACCGAATTGCAGGAAGGCCTGATGCGCACGCGCATGGTGCCGTTCGAGCGAATGCTGCCGCGTTTGAAGCGCATCGTCCGTCAGGTTTCCAGCGAGCTGGGCAAGGACGTGGAATTCGTCGTCGGCAACGCCGAAGGCGAGATGGACCGCAACGTCCTCGAACGCATGGCCGCGCCGCTGGAACACATGCTGCGCAACGCCGTCGATCATGGGCTGGAATCGGCCGAGGTGCGTATCGCGGCGGGTAAACCGGCCCAGGGCAAGATCACCCTCGACCTGTCGCGAGAGGGCGGTGACATCATTTTCGACATCCGCGACGACGGTGCCGGCGTGCCGCTGGACGCCGTGCGGCGCAAGGCGATCAAGCGCGGGCTGCTCGACCAGGACAGCGACATCAGCGATCGCGATGTGCTGCAATTCATCCTGCAGCCGGGGTTCTCAACTGCCGAGAAAATCACCCAGATCTCCGGGCGTGGCGTGGGCATGGACGTGGTTCACGAAGAGGTCCGGCAGCTTGGCGGCAGCATGAGCATCGACTCGACGTCGGGGCAGGGCGTGCATTTCCGGATTCGCCTGCCGTTCACCGTGTCGGTCAACCGTGCGCTGATGGTGCAATGCGGGGAGGATCAATACGCGATCCCGCTGAACACCATCGACGGCATCGTTCGGGTGTTGCCCAACGAACTCGAAGGGCATTACCGGCTCGATCCGCCGACCTACGAATACGCCGGGCAACGTTATGAGTTGTGCTACCTCGGCGAGCTGCTGAAAACCAGCACCCGCCCGAAATTGCTGGGCCAGAGCCTGCCGTTGCCGGTATTGCTGGTGCAGTGCAACGAGCGGCATGTCGCGGTGCAGGTGGATGCCATGGCCGGCACCCGGGAAATCGTGGTCAAAAGCCTCGGCCCGCAGTTCGCCGCGGTGCAGGGTTTGTCCGGCGCGACAATTCTGGGCGATGGCCGGGTGGTGCTGATTCTCGACTTGCTGGCGCCGATCCGCGCGATGCAAACGCGGGTGCCGCAACGACCGGTGACGCAGGACGTAGAGCCCGAGTCGCAACGACCCTTGCTGGTGCTGGTGGTCGACGATTCGGTCACCGTGCGCAAGGTCACCAGCCGCTTGCTGGAACGCCACGGCATGAACGTGCTGACCGCCAAGGACGGTGTCGACGCCATGTTGCTGCTCGAAGAACACATGCCCGACCTGATGCTGCTGGACATCGAAATGCCGCGCATGGACGGCTTCGAAGTGGCGACCCAGGTGCGCGCTGACGAGCGTCTGCGGCATCTGCCGATCATCATGATCACCTCCCGCACCGGCCAGAAACACCGCGACCGCGCCATGGCCATCGGCGTCAACGACTACCTCGGCAAGCCGTATCAGGAATCGGTGCTGCTCGACAGCATCGCCCGGTGGAGCAAAACCCATGCATGA
- the pilG gene encoding twitching motility response regulator PilG codes for MEQHSSALKVMVIDDSKTIRRTAETLLKNVGCEVITAIDGFDALAKIADNHPGIIFVDIMMPRLDGYQTCALIKNNSAFKSTPVIMLSSKDGLFDKAKGRIVGSDQFLTKPFSKEELLNAIQAHVPGFAAVSPQ; via the coding sequence ATGGAACAGCATTCCAGCGCCTTGAAGGTCATGGTGATCGACGATTCGAAAACGATTCGTCGCACCGCCGAAACGCTGTTGAAAAATGTGGGCTGTGAAGTCATCACTGCAATCGATGGTTTCGATGCCCTGGCCAAGATTGCCGACAATCACCCCGGCATCATCTTTGTCGACATCATGATGCCGCGTCTGGATGGTTATCAGACCTGCGCTTTAATCAAGAACAACAGTGCGTTCAAGTCCACGCCAGTGATTATGCTGTCGTCCAAGGACGGGTTGTTCGACAAGGCCAAGGGTCGGATCGTCGGTTCCGACCAGTTTTTGACCAAGCCTTTCAGCAAGGAAGAACTGCTGAACGCGATTCAGGCCCACGTACCGGGCTTCGCCGCCGTTTCGCCGCAGTAG
- a CDS encoding methyl-accepting chemotaxis protein, with amino-acid sequence MIKAKTGKPEGSRSRSQIIVLFIALIVFIMLLFANFAYLNTQATYDKQYIGHAGELRVLSQRIAKNATEAAAGKAAAFKLLSDARNDFAQRWGYLKKGDPSTGLPPAPSVVRPEMRAVQLDWERLLKNTDAILSSEQTVLSLHQVAATLAETVPQLQVEYEKVVETLLQRGAPAAQVVMAQRQSLLAERILGAVNTVLSGDESSQQAADAFGRDAARFGQVLNGMLQGNPALKISQVEDRDARARLTEISELFEFVSGSVDEILETSPQLLKVRESATNIFTLSQTLLDEASHLASRFENLAGGRNTDTIGGYVLGLLALMSIILIGLVMVRETNRQLRETAEKNERNQNAIMRLLDEIEDLADGDLTVTASVTEDFTGTIADSINYSVDQLRDLVATINLTAGQVAAAVQETQATAMHLAQASEHQAQQISEASTAINDMAQSIDQVSANAAESSAVAERSVEIANKGNEVVHNTINGMDNIREQIQDTAKRIKRLGESSQEIGDIVSLIDDIADQTNILALNAAIQASMAGDAGRGFAVVADEVQRLAERSSAATRQIETLVRAIQTDTNEAVISMEQTTTEVVRGARLAQDAGVALEEIEGVSKTLAALIQSISNAAQQQTSSAGQISLTMNVIQQITTQTSSGSTATAESIGNLAKMASQLRRSVSGFTLPTKPVQAADNA; translated from the coding sequence ATGATAAAAGCTAAAACAGGCAAGCCAGAAGGGTCGCGCAGCCGGTCGCAGATCATCGTGCTGTTCATCGCGCTGATTGTCTTCATCATGTTGCTGTTCGCCAACTTCGCTTACCTCAACACCCAGGCGACGTACGACAAGCAGTACATCGGCCATGCCGGTGAGCTGCGCGTGCTATCCCAGCGCATTGCCAAGAACGCCACCGAAGCCGCCGCCGGCAAGGCCGCGGCGTTCAAGTTGCTCAGCGATGCACGCAACGACTTCGCCCAGCGTTGGGGCTATCTGAAGAAAGGCGATCCTTCCACGGGCCTGCCGCCGGCACCGTCGGTAGTGCGCCCGGAAATGCGCGCCGTGCAGCTGGATTGGGAGCGCCTGCTGAAAAACACCGACGCCATCCTCTCCAGCGAACAAACCGTGCTGTCCTTGCATCAAGTCGCCGCGACGCTGGCCGAAACCGTGCCGCAGTTGCAGGTCGAGTATGAAAAGGTCGTCGAAACCCTCCTGCAACGTGGCGCCCCAGCCGCTCAGGTGGTGATGGCTCAGCGTCAGTCGTTGCTGGCCGAGCGGATTCTCGGCGCGGTAAATACCGTGTTGTCCGGCGACGAAAGCTCGCAGCAGGCGGCCGACGCTTTTGGTCGCGACGCGGCGCGTTTCGGTCAGGTGCTCAACGGCATGCTTCAGGGCAACCCGGCGTTGAAAATCAGCCAGGTCGAAGACCGCGATGCGCGCGCCCGGTTGACCGAAATTTCCGAATTGTTTGAATTCGTGTCGGGTTCGGTGGATGAAATCCTCGAAACCTCGCCGCAGCTGCTCAAGGTCCGTGAATCGGCCACCAACATATTTACCCTGTCGCAAACCCTGCTTGATGAAGCCTCGCACCTGGCCAGCCGTTTCGAAAACCTCGCCGGCGGGCGTAACACCGACACCATCGGCGGCTACGTGCTGGGCTTGCTCGCATTGATGTCGATCATCCTCATCGGCCTGGTGATGGTGCGCGAAACCAACCGTCAGCTGCGTGAAACCGCTGAGAAGAACGAGCGCAACCAGAACGCGATCATGCGCTTGCTGGATGAAATCGAAGATCTGGCCGATGGCGACCTGACCGTGACCGCCTCGGTGACTGAAGACTTCACCGGGACCATCGCCGACTCGATCAACTATTCCGTGGACCAATTGCGCGATCTGGTGGCGACCATCAACCTCACCGCCGGCCAGGTCGCCGCCGCCGTGCAGGAAACCCAGGCCACCGCCATGCACCTGGCCCAGGCCTCGGAGCATCAGGCCCAGCAGATTTCCGAAGCTTCTACGGCCATCAACGACATGGCCCAGTCCATCGATCAGGTCTCGGCCAACGCCGCCGAATCCTCGGCGGTGGCCGAACGCTCGGTGGAAATCGCCAACAAGGGCAACGAGGTGGTGCATAACACCATCAACGGCATGGACAATATTCGCGAGCAGATCCAGGACACCGCCAAGCGTATCAAACGCCTTGGTGAGTCTTCCCAGGAAATCGGCGACATTGTCAGCCTGATCGATGACATTGCCGATCAGACCAACATCCTCGCCCTCAACGCGGCGATTCAGGCGTCCATGGCCGGTGACGCCGGGCGCGGTTTTGCGGTGGTGGCCGACGAAGTACAGCGCCTGGCCGAACGTTCGTCCGCGGCGACCCGGCAGATCGAAACCCTGGTGCGGGCGATTCAGACCGACACCAACGAAGCGGTGATTTCCATGGAGCAGACCACCACCGAAGTGGTGCGCGGCGCGCGTCTGGCGCAGGATGCCGGGGTGGCCCTGGAAGAAATCGAAGGCGTATCGAAGACCCTCGCGGCGCTGATCCAGAGTATTTCCAACGCCGCGCAGCAGCAGACTTCGTCGGCCGGCCAGATCTCCCTGACGATGAACGTGATCCAGCAGATCACCACGCAGACCTCGTCCGGTTCCACTGCTACCGCCGAGAGCATTGGCAACCTGGCGAAAATGGCCAGCCAGTTGCGGCGTTCGGTGTCTGGTTTCACCTTGCCGACCAAGCCTGTGCAGGCTGCGGACAACGCTTGA
- a CDS encoding chemotaxis protein CheW encodes MTESLTAFELLLQIDRRCRLLAADLPSQPARQDSWSGIGFRLGEHWYVAPMGEVSEVLHEPRVTQLPGVKPWVKGVANLRGRLLPIMDLCGFFYGYGLGHELSALRKQRRILVVEHKDVFAGLMVDEIFGLQHFAQNSLESVPMDELLGPIAPFVKGRFQREQSWQVFSPFALVQSQGVMNVAA; translated from the coding sequence ATGACCGAGTCGCTGACGGCCTTCGAACTGCTGCTGCAGATTGACCGGCGCTGTCGTCTGCTGGCGGCGGACCTGCCGTCCCAGCCGGCTCGCCAGGACAGTTGGAGCGGCATCGGCTTTCGCTTGGGCGAGCATTGGTACGTTGCGCCCATGGGCGAAGTCAGCGAAGTCCTGCACGAACCGCGGGTTACCCAATTGCCGGGGGTCAAACCCTGGGTCAAGGGTGTGGCGAACCTGCGCGGGCGACTGCTGCCGATCATGGATTTGTGTGGCTTCTTTTATGGTTATGGGCTCGGTCATGAGCTATCGGCCCTGCGCAAGCAGCGGCGGATATTGGTGGTGGAGCACAAAGACGTGTTTGCCGGGTTGATGGTCGATGAGATTTTCGGCTTGCAACATTTTGCCCAGAACAGTCTGGAATCGGTGCCCATGGACGAGCTGCTGGGCCCGATCGCGCCGTTCGTCAAAGGCCGGTTTCAGCGTGAACAGAGTTGGCAGGTATTCAGCCCGTTTGCGTTGGTGCAATCGCAAGGTGTCATGAACGTAGCCGCATAA
- the gshB gene encoding glutathione synthase, whose amino-acid sequence MSVRVGIVMDPIASISYKKDSSLAMLLAAQKRGWELFYMEQRDLYQAEGEARARMRPLKVFANPEKWFELGAESDALLSDLDVILMRKDPPFDMEFVYSTYLLEQAERAGVLVVNKPQSLRDCNEKLFATLFPQCTPPTIVSRRPDVLREFADHHGDVILKPLDGMGGSSIFRHTAGHPNLSVILETLTLHGKQQIMIQGYLPAIVDGDKRILMIDGEPVDYCLARIPAAGETRGNLAAGGRGEARPLTDKDRWIAAQVGPTLREKGLLFVGLDVIGEHLTEINVTSPTCIREIDNAFGTDIGGLLMDAIDQKLKAR is encoded by the coding sequence ATGAGCGTTCGCGTCGGGATTGTCATGGATCCTATCGCCAGCATCTCCTATAAAAAGGATAGCTCGCTGGCCATGCTGCTGGCCGCGCAAAAGCGTGGCTGGGAACTGTTCTATATGGAACAGCGTGATTTGTATCAGGCCGAAGGCGAAGCTCGCGCGCGGATGCGTCCGCTGAAGGTGTTCGCCAACCCGGAAAAGTGGTTCGAACTGGGCGCCGAATCCGACGCACTGCTGAGCGACCTGGACGTGATCCTGATGCGCAAGGATCCGCCGTTCGACATGGAGTTCGTCTACTCCACTTACCTGCTGGAGCAGGCCGAGCGCGCCGGCGTGCTGGTGGTCAACAAACCGCAAAGCCTGCGTGACTGCAACGAGAAGCTGTTCGCCACGCTGTTCCCGCAGTGCACGCCGCCGACCATCGTCAGCCGTCGCCCGGATGTGTTGCGTGAATTCGCCGACCATCACGGCGACGTGATCCTCAAGCCGTTGGACGGCATGGGCGGTTCGTCGATCTTCCGTCACACCGCTGGCCACCCGAACCTGTCGGTGATCCTCGAAACCCTGACCCTGCATGGCAAGCAACAGATCATGATCCAGGGCTACCTGCCAGCGATCGTCGATGGCGACAAGCGCATCCTGATGATCGACGGCGAGCCTGTGGATTACTGCCTGGCACGGATTCCGGCCGCAGGCGAAACCCGTGGCAACCTCGCCGCCGGCGGCCGTGGCGAAGCCCGACCGTTGACCGACAAGGATCGCTGGATCGCCGCACAAGTCGGCCCGACCCTGCGCGAGAAAGGCCTGCTGTTCGTCGGTCTCGACGTGATCGGTGAGCACCTGACTGAAATCAACGTCACCAGCCCGACCTGCATTCGCGAGATCGATAACGCGTTCGGCACCGACATCGGCGGCTTGCTGATGGATGCCATCGATCAGAAGCTCAAGGCTCGTTGA
- a CDS encoding chemotaxis protein CheW — MHEHRSSNLTGLLLPLADRNLILPNVAVAELIDYQPGAFDLDTPPWYLGRVTWRNRQIPLLSFESACGNKVVIGERARIVILNALGGRSELKFIALLVQGIPRSYKLDSQLSYVDVPLCSLEQAAVQVGEQVAKVPDLLALEELLVTAGLAH; from the coding sequence ATGCATGAACACCGCTCCAGCAACCTCACTGGGCTTTTACTGCCCTTGGCGGATCGCAACCTGATCCTGCCCAATGTTGCCGTCGCCGAACTCATCGACTATCAGCCGGGGGCTTTCGATCTCGATACACCGCCGTGGTATCTGGGACGGGTGACGTGGCGAAACCGGCAGATTCCGTTGCTCAGTTTCGAATCGGCGTGTGGCAACAAAGTGGTGATCGGTGAGCGAGCACGGATCGTCATCCTCAACGCCCTCGGCGGGCGGTCTGAGCTGAAGTTCATTGCACTGCTGGTGCAGGGGATTCCGCGGTCTTACAAGCTGGATAGCCAGTTGAGCTATGTCGATGTGCCGTTGTGTTCGCTGGAGCAGGCGGCGGTGCAGGTGGGGGAGCAAGTGGCGAAGGTGCCTGACTTGCTCGCGCTGGAGGAGTTGCTTGTTACAGCAGGGTTAGCCCACTGA
- the pilH gene encoding twitching motility response regulator PilH, whose protein sequence is MARILIVDDSPTEMYKLTGMLEKHGHEVLKAENGADGVALARQEKPDAVLMDIVMPGLNGFQATRQLTKDPETGRIPVIIITTKDQETDKVWGTRQGAKDYLTKPVDEDTLIKTLNNVLAG, encoded by the coding sequence ATGGCACGTATTCTGATCGTCGATGACTCGCCGACTGAAATGTACAAACTGACCGGCATGCTCGAAAAGCACGGTCATGAGGTGTTGAAAGCCGAAAACGGCGCCGACGGCGTGGCCCTGGCCCGTCAGGAAAAACCCGACGCGGTGCTGATGGACATCGTCATGCCCGGCCTCAACGGTTTCCAGGCAACCCGTCAGCTGACCAAAGACCCGGAAACCGGGCGCATTCCGGTGATCATCATCACCACCAAGGATCAGGAAACCGACAAAGTCTGGGGTACGCGCCAAGGCGCCAAGGACTACCTGACCAAGCCGGTCGACGAAGACACCCTGATCAAGACCCTGAACAACGTGCTGGCCGGTTGA